One Deinococcus cellulosilyticus NBRC 106333 = KACC 11606 genomic window carries:
- a CDS encoding DUF305 domain-containing protein, with protein sequence MKTTQATLFAVLTLLAGGAGGYLLKAQQSQPTAADVVFAQDMMTHHSQAVDMANRIYVRLLAEQKLSQQDEFMKYLSYDIITSQSNQNGQMLGWLSLWNKPATNPSPMDMQAMGMATPEQVAALSSLPLNEAKTSFLQLMIRHHQGGVMMAEDALKSARTDVVKNMAQRVVQAQTSEIEGMKSMLEKLNAEPLPDLEDMPGMEHGH encoded by the coding sequence TTGAAGACCACTCAAGCCACATTGTTTGCCGTGTTGACCCTGCTTGCTGGAGGGGCTGGAGGGTACCTCCTGAAAGCACAGCAGTCCCAGCCCACTGCCGCAGATGTGGTGTTCGCCCAGGACATGATGACCCACCATTCTCAGGCGGTGGACATGGCCAACCGCATCTATGTGAGGCTGCTGGCAGAGCAAAAACTCTCCCAGCAGGATGAATTCATGAAGTACCTGTCTTATGACATCATCACCAGCCAGAGCAACCAGAATGGACAGATGCTGGGCTGGCTCTCCCTTTGGAACAAGCCCGCCACCAATCCCAGTCCGATGGACATGCAGGCGATGGGCATGGCCACGCCAGAACAGGTCGCGGCCCTGAGCTCCCTGCCCCTGAATGAGGCCAAAACCAGCTTTCTGCAGCTGATGATCCGCCACCATCAGGGCGGTGTGATGATGGCCGAAGATGCCCTGAAAAGTGCCCGAACGGATGTGGTGAAAAACATGGCCCAGCGTGTGGTGCAGGCACAGACCAGCGAAATCGAGGGCATGAAATCCATGCTGGAGAAACTCAATGCTGAGCCACTGCCCGATCTGGAGGACATGCCAGGCATGGAACACGGTCACTGA
- a CDS encoding NAD(P)H-dependent oxidoreductase subunit E has product MIRLELCTDHLDPDTREAILEVIYEELRIGPGMVTADGDFELLLRKCGESSEDAPYFKINDALFAHVTADRVRQLVRARKRR; this is encoded by the coding sequence ATGATTCGACTCGAACTGTGCACCGATCACCTGGACCCTGACACTCGGGAAGCCATTCTCGAAGTGATTTATGAAGAACTGCGCATTGGCCCTGGCATGGTCACTGCAGATGGCGACTTTGAACTTCTGCTGAGAAAATGCGGGGAGAGCAGTGAAGACGCCCCATATTTCAAGATCAATGATGCCCTGTTTGCACACGTCACGGCAGACCGTGTGCGCCAGCTTGTTCGTGCCCGAAAACGCCGATAA
- a CDS encoding HD domain-containing protein: MELFDRCLPHLNEPHRAYHNLTHIQEMLALMKEARITEHEIEFAIWGHDLVYDPKRNDNEEKSAELFTSWMRELEYPSNIIHQVERLILVTKHGDEPQYPIEAHMLDLDLSIFGQPRERFLEYNDQIRQEYSYVPKLVYAVKRKQVLLSFYSRKRIYITDYFFDRFEKQARDNLWYAITRLF, encoded by the coding sequence ATGGAACTCTTCGACCGATGCCTGCCTCACCTCAACGAACCCCACCGGGCATACCACAACCTGACCCACATCCAGGAGATGCTGGCCCTGATGAAAGAGGCGCGCATCACCGAACATGAAATTGAATTCGCCATCTGGGGCCACGATCTGGTCTATGACCCGAAGCGCAACGACAACGAGGAGAAAAGCGCAGAACTCTTCACCTCCTGGATGCGAGAACTTGAGTACCCCAGCAACATCATCCACCAGGTGGAACGTCTGATTCTGGTCACCAAGCACGGCGATGAACCCCAGTACCCCATTGAGGCCCACATGCTGGACCTCGACCTCAGCATCTTCGGGCAGCCCAGGGAGCGCTTTCTGGAGTACAACGATCAGATCAGGCAGGAGTACAGTTACGTCCCCAAACTGGTTTACGCCGTGAAACGCAAGCAGGTGCTGCTCAGTTTCTACAGCCGCAAACGCATCTACATCACCGATTATTTCTTTGACCGCTTTGAGAAGCAGGCCAGAGACAACCTCTGGTATGCCATCACCCGGTTGTTCTGA
- a CDS encoding leishmanolysin-related zinc metalloendopeptidase produces MKTPFLIGAAFSLLLALSACGSTSVPSVTAQPTTPNTSDAFNITLVFPNGSLTTVQKAAFQEAASRWSQVITAGLPDVTMNGQTIDDLRITATAITIDGAGKILGRAGPEFLRNGSNLPITGIMEFDAADLKMMEQNGTLKGVILHEMGHVLGIGTLWNSMISHNGGSDCLKASLVSFGGLKAKSQYLLLGKTGNVPVENQYSAGTKCGHWSEALFKNELMTGFVNMGAMPLSKVTVGALEDLGYRVNYNAADAYALPLVSSQGIDEHGHELIELPTVPQVYRGN; encoded by the coding sequence GTGAAAACCCCCTTCCTTATCGGCGCTGCTTTTTCCCTTCTTCTTGCCCTGAGTGCCTGTGGTTCCACCAGCGTTCCAAGCGTTACTGCTCAGCCCACCACCCCCAACACCAGTGATGCCTTCAACATCACCCTGGTGTTTCCCAATGGTTCACTCACAACAGTCCAGAAAGCCGCCTTTCAAGAGGCCGCCAGTCGCTGGTCCCAGGTGATCACTGCCGGACTTCCCGATGTCACCATGAACGGGCAGACCATTGATGACCTGAGGATCACTGCAACTGCAATCACCATTGACGGAGCAGGCAAAATTCTGGGACGTGCAGGTCCCGAATTTCTTCGCAATGGCAGCAACCTTCCCATCACCGGCATCATGGAGTTCGACGCTGCCGACCTGAAAATGATGGAACAGAACGGCACCCTCAAAGGGGTCATCCTGCACGAGATGGGCCATGTGCTCGGCATTGGGACCCTCTGGAACAGCATGATCTCCCACAACGGAGGCAGCGACTGCCTGAAGGCCAGCCTGGTTTCCTTTGGAGGCCTGAAAGCAAAATCCCAGTACCTGCTTCTGGGTAAAACCGGGAATGTTCCTGTGGAAAACCAGTACAGTGCAGGCACCAAATGCGGCCACTGGAGTGAAGCCCTCTTCAAGAACGAACTGATGACCGGGTTTGTGAACATGGGAGCCATGCCCCTCAGCAAGGTCACGGTGGGTGCCCTCGAAGACCTGGGTTACCGGGTCAACTACAATGCCGCAGACGCATACGCTCTCCCTCTGGTGTCCAGTCAGGGCATCGACGAGCATGGTCATGAGCTGATCGAACTTCCCACTGTTCCCCAGGTGTACAGAGGCAACTGA
- a CDS encoding protein kinase domain-containing protein, which yields MNCPSCNEPITDDMRVCPSCGMPLQSQLKVGTRLQLGKYTVGRVLGQGGFGITYLGANTILKMPVAIKELFMEGMARGNTGKVLAPAHTEFADEKLRFLDEARKLGQFSHPNIVRVFDVFEENNTVYLVMEYLQGETLGKRIETRGSLSSREVLDILYPLLDALKVLHDQNMLHRDIKPQNVYLTTSGRTVLIDFGSVRTFTAGKASNHTRLVTVGYAPLEQYATSAKVGPYTDLYALGATIFHALTGAPPPAVLDRINGMPLPPLPAGTDPLLAQVVHKTLALQIEDRPQSIAQMREWLQMPSRPQPAAVGNPASKNTPEVPLRPTAPPADERLLSRSGRRYALISKPLKAPLYAREQGFHYDYDTESVVEVEDGILRLAFKSRGFDQDSVSIRWIRNDGERTHDIEMFDLPLEVDLDHIPQQYSALEYQLYHGRDARVVGYVDLIDAAYKDASVHDHRLRSQRAFLNNKPTYKKIPVVHIEKYASGAFMDVRFRDTTARNGDHLIFDAAGARGDVKITYGDWNEYFPLPFALDLTSLAGELEYTIRVDTPLALGNEFQGKVFFFYD from the coding sequence ATGAACTGCCCAAGTTGCAATGAACCCATCACCGACGACATGCGCGTCTGCCCGAGTTGTGGCATGCCCCTGCAATCCCAGTTGAAAGTGGGAACCCGCCTGCAACTGGGCAAATACACTGTGGGCAGGGTGCTTGGACAGGGAGGCTTTGGCATCACCTACCTGGGGGCCAACACCATCCTCAAGATGCCTGTGGCCATCAAGGAACTTTTCATGGAAGGCATGGCCCGGGGCAACACTGGAAAAGTGCTTGCACCTGCCCACACTGAATTTGCCGATGAAAAACTGCGCTTCCTGGATGAAGCCCGAAAGCTCGGTCAATTCTCGCACCCCAACATCGTGCGGGTCTTTGATGTGTTTGAGGAAAACAACACCGTCTATCTGGTGATGGAATACCTGCAGGGAGAAACCCTGGGCAAGCGCATCGAGACCAGAGGTTCCCTCTCTTCCCGGGAGGTTCTGGACATTCTCTATCCCTTGCTGGATGCCCTCAAAGTGCTCCACGACCAGAACATGCTGCACCGGGACATCAAACCCCAGAACGTCTACCTGACCACCAGTGGCCGCACCGTGCTGATCGATTTCGGCTCGGTGCGAACCTTCACCGCAGGCAAAGCAAGCAACCACACCCGTCTGGTCACCGTCGGATATGCCCCACTGGAGCAGTATGCCACCTCCGCCAAAGTGGGACCCTACACCGACCTGTATGCACTGGGTGCCACCATCTTCCACGCCCTGACTGGGGCCCCGCCTCCTGCAGTTCTTGACCGAATCAATGGGATGCCGCTGCCCCCCCTTCCTGCAGGCACAGATCCCTTGCTGGCTCAGGTGGTCCACAAGACCCTGGCCCTGCAGATCGAGGACCGCCCACAGAGCATTGCCCAGATGCGGGAATGGTTGCAGATGCCCTCCAGACCTCAACCTGCTGCAGTGGGCAATCCCGCTTCAAAGAACACTCCAGAAGTTCCCCTGCGGCCTACTGCCCCTCCTGCAGATGAACGCCTGCTTTCCCGTTCTGGTCGGCGTTACGCCTTGATTTCAAAGCCCCTCAAAGCGCCCCTGTATGCCAGAGAGCAGGGTTTTCACTACGATTACGACACCGAATCTGTGGTGGAGGTTGAAGATGGCATCCTCAGGCTGGCCTTCAAATCCAGGGGCTTTGATCAGGACAGCGTGTCCATCCGCTGGATTCGCAACGATGGAGAGCGCACCCATGACATCGAAATGTTCGATCTTCCGCTGGAAGTTGATCTGGACCACATTCCCCAGCAGTACTCAGCACTTGAATACCAGCTTTACCATGGCAGGGATGCCAGGGTTGTGGGGTACGTGGACCTCATTGATGCAGCGTATAAAGATGCATCCGTACATGACCACCGGCTCAGGTCACAGCGGGCTTTCCTGAACAACAAACCCACCTACAAAAAGATCCCTGTGGTGCACATCGAGAAGTACGCCAGTGGTGCATTCATGGATGTCCGGTTCAGGGACACCACCGCCCGGAATGGAGACCACCTGATTTTTGACGCTGCAGGAGCCAGAGGAGATGTCAAAATCACTTATGGAGACTGGAATGAATATTTTCCATTGCCCTTTGCCCTGGACCTGACCAGTCTTGCTGGAGAACTGGAATACACCATCCGGGTGGACACACCTCTGGCACTGGGCAACGAGTTTCAGGGGAAGGTGTTCTTTTTTTACGACTGA
- a CDS encoding cysteine hydrolase translates to MKLDPSKTALVLIEFQNDFTTPGGALHGAVQGVMESSHMLDNTRALVQQAREQGVTIIHAPISFAPGYGELNPQPYGILKGVVDNNAFVKGTWGAEIIDDLKPQQGDIVIEGKRGLCAFSSTNLDFILRSRGLQNVALAGFLTNCCVESTMRTAYEKGFNVLTLTDCVAATSEEEQRVAIEKDYPMFSHPVTSQDLLGALEGQQLVDASRGY, encoded by the coding sequence ATGAAGTTAGATCCCAGCAAGACGGCCCTTGTCCTCATCGAATTTCAGAACGATTTCACCACCCCCGGCGGAGCGTTGCATGGGGCTGTGCAAGGCGTCATGGAGTCCTCGCACATGCTCGACAACACCCGAGCCCTGGTTCAGCAGGCCCGGGAACAGGGGGTTACGATCATTCACGCTCCCATTTCTTTCGCCCCTGGTTACGGAGAACTGAACCCTCAGCCTTACGGCATCCTCAAAGGGGTCGTGGACAACAATGCCTTCGTGAAGGGCACCTGGGGAGCAGAGATCATTGACGATCTGAAACCCCAGCAGGGTGACATTGTGATCGAAGGAAAACGCGGTCTGTGCGCCTTTTCCAGCACCAACCTCGATTTCATCCTGCGCTCCAGAGGCCTGCAGAATGTGGCTCTGGCAGGCTTCCTGACCAACTGCTGTGTGGAAAGCACCATGCGTACTGCCTATGAAAAAGGCTTCAACGTGCTGACCCTGACCGACTGCGTGGCCGCCACCAGTGAAGAGGAACAGCGGGTGGCCATTGAAAAAGACTACCCCATGTTCTCCCACCCGGTCACCTCTCAGGACCTGCTGGGTGCGCTGGAAGGCCAGCAACTGGTGGATGCCAGCAGAGGGTACTGA